The segment GAGCGGGAGGCCGCCGCGCCGCCCGCGCCACCGGAAGCGGCAGCGTCCGCCCCGCCCGCGGCCGACGCCCCGCCCGGCGATGCCGTCGCGGCCCCGGAAGCCGAGCCCGCGCAGGCCGGGCCTCCGAGCCAGGCCATGGAGCCTTCCGTGCCGTCTCCCAACCCGGCGCCGAAGCCGTCGGGCCCGATGATCGAAGGGAACAAATCGGCGTTCCAGGAGTGGCTCGACCGCCTGGGCGGCAAGAGAAGCTGATGGCCCGCGACGTCTGGGTGCTTCACGGACCGAACCTGGGTCTCCTCGGCCGCCGGGAGCCCCGTCTCTACGGCAAGGAGACGCTCGAATCGATCGACAGGCGTCTCGTGAAGCTGGGCGAGGCCCTCGGCCTCCGGGTCGCATCGTTCCAGACGAATCACGAGGGCGCGCTCATCGATCGGCTCACGATGGCCATGGACGAAGTCGACGGCTGCCTTCTCAATCCCGCCGCCTTCAGCCATACGAGCCTCGCGCTGGCGGATACGCTGCGATCGATGACGATCCCGGTCGTGGAAGTCCACATGACCAACCTCTACGCGCGCGAGCGGGAACGCCAGGAGAGCGTGACGGGGAGCGCCGCGACGGGCGTGATCATGGGATTCGGCCCCGCGAGCTACGAGCTCGGTCTCCACGCGCTCGCCGCGATGGTCGGGGGCGCGCGCGGCCAGGGCAAGCGTCGATGAATCTCCGGCGCACGATCCAGGAATTGGTCCAGATCATGCGCGAGGAGGATCTCGCCGAGATCGAGGTGAGAAAGCTGTTTTCCGCGGTTCGCGTCCGCCGCCCGGGCGGCGAGGCGGTCCACGCATCGGCGCCGGCCGCTGCCGCGGCCGTCGCCGCATCGGACGACCACAAGGCCGCGAGCGCCGCCGCGGATCTGGTGCCGATCAAGTCCCCGATGGTCGGGACGTTCTACCGCTCGCCGGCGCCGGATGCCGACCCGTACGTCGAGGAGAACAGCACGATCG is part of the Candidatus Eisenbacteria bacterium genome and harbors:
- a CDS encoding 3-dehydroquinate dehydratase, giving the protein MARDVWVLHGPNLGLLGRREPRLYGKETLESIDRRLVKLGEALGLRVASFQTNHEGALIDRLTMAMDEVDGCLLNPAAFSHTSLALADTLRSMTIPVVEVHMTNLYARERERQESVTGSAATGVIMGFGPASYELGLHALAAMVGGARGQGKRR
- the accB gene encoding acetyl-CoA carboxylase biotin carboxyl carrier protein, with product MNLRRTIQELVQIMREEDLAEIEVRKLFSAVRVRRPGGEAVHASAPAAAAAVAASDDHKAASAAADLVPIKSPMVGTFYRSPAPDADPYVEENSTIDVGQTVCIVEAMKLMNEIESDVKGRITSILVENAQPVEYGQVLFLVEADSAA